CGGCGACACTCTTGATCAGCGCGTCCATCAGCGCCAGCAGGAAGACCCCGAAGGCTCCGACCAGGAATGGCATGGGAACTGGCGATTTGGATGGGCGGGTCGTCATGTCGGCCACAATGCGCGGATCGCATCCCAGAGCAGCTTGGCGCCGGCGATTCCGACCAGGCCATAACAAAGACCGTAGAGCTTTTCACGCGACAGGCCGTCATGCAGCCGCCGGCCGATCAGCACGCCGACCGGCACGATCGGCGCGAGCGCCAGCGCCTTGACGAACACCCCCGGCTGGTCGAGCCCCGAATAGACGAAGCCCGGCAGCTTGATCAGATTGCCGAGCGTGAACACGACGATGGTGGTTGCCGCATAGGCGGTCTTGGTCAGATCGCGGCGCAGCAGATACATGGCGAGCGGCGGGCCGCCGGCATGGGCGATATAGGTGGTGAAGCCGGCCCCGGCACTGGCGGCGAGCGCCAGGCGTGGCGATACCGGCAGGCTTGGCGCGGCGGCGCCGGTTTTCAGGAAATAGCGGGCGGTAAAGGCAAGCGTGATCACTGCGATGATCAGCGCGAGAACGCGCTGGTCGACATATTCAAACACCATGAACCCGGCAAGGGTGCCGGCGACCAGGCCCGGCAGCAGCCAGGCCAGATCGGGCTTTGACCAGGCGCTGCGCGGAAAGCTGCCGATCGCGAAAATGTCCATGAAGGCGACGAGCAGGGCGGTGACGATCGACGCCTGGATCGGATCCATGACCAGCGCCAGCAGCGGAATGCCGAGGATCGCCAGGCCGCCGCCGAAGGCGCCCTTGCCGAGCCCCATCAGGAAGGTCGCGGTGATGCCGACGGCATAAAAGGCTGGATCGGTTGGGAAGGCCGCAAGCGTCATGAGCGATTGCTATCTGCGTTGCGCGGGTCGCGATAGGTCGGCCGGAGCGATGCAACCATGCGCGGCCTTGCGATGGCGCGCGCGGAAACAAGAAAAAAGCCGCCGCGGCGGACCACGGCGGCTTGAGGTTGTCCCGAGTGGCGGGCGAGGGGACGACCGGCCCTCGGGACAGGCTGTGCGGAGCGCGGGGTAAGGCTCTCCGCGCAAAATGCGTGGGAACAACGTGGCCAGGCGTTTCTCCGTTCCACTGAAACGGAGAAACGCCTGGGATCAATTGCAGGTGGCGACGCGCGGCAGATGACTGACGACGTCGGGGACGATCGACGGGCCGGTGACGGCGACTACCTGCGGCCGGCGGCCATGGCCACGTTCGGCGGCACGGGTCGCGACGATCACAGTCGGATCGCCGAAATATCCGGCTGCCGTGGCGTCTCGAAGATCGCCTCGCGACAAGCCGAGGTCGGCGAGCGTTTTGTCGTCCATCTCGCACAGGGCAGCATAGTCCTGTCGCGCCTGACGCCAGGAATTGATCACCTGGACCTGACGACGCGCAACGCCGACCACCGAGAAAAAGGCGGAAGCGAGAGTAGCGGTGATCATAGCCATGAGGTGTCTCCTTTCAGACATCATGCGGACAAGCAGCACCTGACGCTCGTGCCGGGTGGCACGTGCGGCCGGGAATCTCCCGTGCGAATGGACGCTTTCCGATGGGCAAACGATCGCACATTGAGATTGATCATTGAAGCGAATGTTTTTAATGTCTCTCATCAGAGACGTTGATGCGAACCTTTTGGGCACCCCATGGCCATTCTTCTCGACATCGATCAATTGCGAACCTTCATGGCGATTGCCGATACCGGCAGCTTCACCCGGGCGGCGGACGTGGTGTTCAAGACCCAGTCGGCCGTGTCCATGCAGATGAAGCGGCTGGAGGAGCGGGTCGGCAAGGCGCTGTTCGAACGCGACGGCCGCGCTTCGCGGCTGACCGAGGATGGCGAGCGCCTGCTCGACTACGCCCGGCGCATTGTGAAGCTCAACATGGAGGCGGTTTCGGCCTTTTCCGGCGCCGAACTGACCGGCCGGGTCCGACTCGGCGTGCCGGACGACTATGCCGACCGCTATTTGCCGGAAATCCTGGCGCGGTTCTCGCGGTCGAACCCGCGGGCCGAAGTGACGGTGGTCTGCGAACCCTCGTCCATGCTGGCCGAACGCATTCAGGCCAATGATCTCGACATCGCCATCATCACCCATCGGCCGGAAAAGGGCCCGGCCCTGGTGTTCCGGCGCGAACAGCTGCTCTGGGTCGCCTCCGCCCGCGCTTCGGTCCATTGCGACGATCCGGTGCCCCTGGCCGTCGGCCGGCCGACCTGCGACTGGCGCCGCGCCGCCACCGAAAGGCTGGAGAGCGCCGGACGCGCCTATCGCATCCTCTATGCCAGCTGGAACTCGACCGCGGTCGGTGCCGCCGTCATGGCCGGGCTCGCCGTCTCGGTGCTGCCGGAATCGGCCCTGCGTCCCGGCATGCGTGTGCTGCAGGCCGCGGACGGCTTCCCGGCGCTGCCGAGCGTGCGCATCGCGCTGCTGCGCAACCCCCACGAAATGTCGGCGCTCGCCGACGCGCTGGCCGACCACGTGGTGTCCGGCCTCGACAACCTCAGCGAACACGCGCAAGCCGCCGAATAGTCCGATGGGGCGCCATTTCGGCTCATGCCATTGTGGCGCGGTCAGCTTCCGGCTCGATGCCGATATCGTCGAGCTGACGACCTGCGACTGTTCGCTTTGCGCCAAGCGCAATGCCCTCATGACCAAGGTCCACGAGAGCCAATTGACCATCCTGTCCGGCGCCGACGCGCTGAGGCTCTATGAATGGAATACGCGCCGCGCCAAGCACTATTTCTGTTCGGTCTGCGGCATCTACACCTTTCACCGCAAGCGCGCCGCGCCCGACCACTACGGGGTCAATATCTTCTGCCTGGATGATTTCGACCCGTCGGCGGTGCCGGTGCGCGCGACCGAGGGCATCGGCATGACGGTTGTCGATCCGGCCGCCCGCGACCAATGGCCGGGGCCGCGCGACCCGGCGGTGTGACGCGCCGGCACGCGGCGCGAGGTGATCAATAGGCCAGTTCGTCGAACACCGGCTCGATCTGGCCCTGCCATGGGCCAAGATATTTCTCGATCAGTGTCTCCGCGGCGGTGCGGCCGTCGTCAACGATCATCTGGATCGGCTCGAGGTAACGCGTCTCGTCGCAGCCATTGATGTCGAGACGGTCGCGCCGGCGCAGGCCGGCACGCGCCAGCGTCAGCATCTGGCGCGCCAGTTCCTGCACCGTGATGCCGCGGATCTCGGCCTTGAAACCGAGCTTCGGCACGTCCTCGCGCAGTTTCTGCCGCTCCTCCGCGGTCCAGTGCTTGACGATGTCCCAGGCCGCATCGAGCGCACCGTCATCATAGAGCAGGCCGACGAACAGGGCAGGCAGCGCGACGATCCGCGACAGCGGTCCTGAATCGGCGCCGCGCATTTCCAGATAGCGCTTGAGCCGGACCTCGGGGAAGATCGTGCCGAGATGGTTGACCCAGTCGGACAAGACCGCGCGCTCGCCGGGCAGTGAATTGAGCGTTCCCGCCATCAGGTCGCGAAACGAGGCACCGGCGACATCATGATAGATGTCGCCGCGTTTGACGAAATACATGGGGACGTCGAGCGCATAGTCGACGTAACGCTCGAAGCTCATGCCGTCCTCGAAGGCGAAAGGCAGCATCCCCGACCGGTTGTTGTCGGTATCGAGCCAGACTGCCGAGCGGAACGACAGATAGCCGTTGAGCTTGCCCTCGGTGAACGGCGAATTGGCGAAGATCGCGGTGGCGACCGGCTGCCAGGCGAGCGAGACCCTGAGCTTCTTGACCATGTCGGCTTCCGAGCCGAAGTCGACATTGGCCTGCACGGTCGAGGTCCGGTACATCATGTCGAGGCCGAGGCTGCCGACCTGCGGCATGTAGCGCGTCATGATCTGGTAGCGCGATTTCGGCATGACCGGCGTTTCGGCGCGTGACCATTTCGGACTCATGCCGAGCCCGAGAAAGCCGATGCCCATGGGATCGGCGATCTCGCGCACCTGGGCGAAATGG
This portion of the Phreatobacter stygius genome encodes:
- a CDS encoding sulfite exporter TauE/SafE family protein, encoding MTLAAFPTDPAFYAVGITATFLMGLGKGAFGGGLAILGIPLLALVMDPIQASIVTALLVAFMDIFAIGSFPRSAWSKPDLAWLLPGLVAGTLAGFMVFEYVDQRVLALIIAVITLAFTARYFLKTGAAAPSLPVSPRLALAASAGAGFTTYIAHAGGPPLAMYLLRRDLTKTAYAATTIVVFTLGNLIKLPGFVYSGLDQPGVFVKALALAPIVPVGVLIGRRLHDGLSREKLYGLCYGLVGIAGAKLLWDAIRALWPT
- a CDS encoding DUF1127 domain-containing protein, producing the protein MAMITATLASAFFSVVGVARRQVQVINSWRQARQDYAALCEMDDKTLADLGLSRGDLRDATAAGYFGDPTVIVATRAAERGHGRRPQVVAVTGPSIVPDVVSHLPRVATCN
- a CDS encoding LysR substrate-binding domain-containing protein, which translates into the protein MAILLDIDQLRTFMAIADTGSFTRAADVVFKTQSAVSMQMKRLEERVGKALFERDGRASRLTEDGERLLDYARRIVKLNMEAVSAFSGAELTGRVRLGVPDDYADRYLPEILARFSRSNPRAEVTVVCEPSSMLAERIQANDLDIAIITHRPEKGPALVFRREQLLWVASARASVHCDDPVPLAVGRPTCDWRRAATERLESAGRAYRILYASWNSTAVGAAVMAGLAVSVLPESALRPGMRVLQAADGFPALPSVRIALLRNPHEMSALADALADHVVSGLDNLSEHAQAAE
- a CDS encoding GFA family protein yields the protein MGRHFGSCHCGAVSFRLDADIVELTTCDCSLCAKRNALMTKVHESQLTILSGADALRLYEWNTRRAKHYFCSVCGIYTFHRKRAAPDHYGVNIFCLDDFDPSAVPVRATEGIGMTVVDPAARDQWPGPRDPAV
- a CDS encoding glutamate--cysteine ligase; the protein is MARDTVDLTPIESRDELVAWIEKGVKPKDRFRVGTEHEKFGFYRADHQPVPYGGPRGIAKILEGMEGLLGWEPIVDDGNIIGLADVTGGGAISLEPGGQFELSGAPFETLHQTWMEAHAHFAQVREIADPMGIGFLGLGMSPKWSRAETPVMPKSRYQIMTRYMPQVGSLGLDMMYRTSTVQANVDFGSEADMVKKLRVSLAWQPVATAIFANSPFTEGKLNGYLSFRSAVWLDTDNNRSGMLPFAFEDGMSFERYVDYALDVPMYFVKRGDIYHDVAGASFRDLMAGTLNSLPGERAVLSDWVNHLGTIFPEVRLKRYLEMRGADSGPLSRIVALPALFVGLLYDDGALDAAWDIVKHWTAEERQKLREDVPKLGFKAEIRGITVQELARQMLTLARAGLRRRDRLDINGCDETRYLEPIQMIVDDGRTAAETLIEKYLGPWQGQIEPVFDELAY